From the genome of Brassica oleracea var. oleracea cultivar TO1000 chromosome C4, BOL, whole genome shotgun sequence:
TGATATTTGTAACTTAAATGCGATCCCTTCTTCCTTGATCCCGTGGCTATGCTTCTCTCTCTCTGTTTATCATTTATTCAAAAGTAGGTGTTTGCATTTGACTTCACTAAAGTTGCGATTTTAACTTATTTAAAATGGAATTAGAAAAGAGCATGCAGTACGTATCTACTTTATTTTTGTCGAGCAAGATTATTTATACTTCTTTTGCGGTTGTATATGGGACAGTAAGAAAATCAATTAACATAGATAAGAACACAAAGAAAATAAATAAAAATAATTGCAGGCTTGCAGCATGATGACTAATAACATAGGTTGTTGAAACTTTGTTTTCTCTTTGAAATATTTTTGCATTATTGAATATAAGAATTTATGGCCTTAGGCCCCTTACAGTGAAATGACATTAAATGTGATTTGCGGATTTGGTGAAGACTTGGTTAAGTTTTAAAGTGTAGGTAACCTTTTTTGCACTATCTTTTTGTGTCTGCTTTGTTCTTTCAAGAAGTTTGTTTATGCCAATTCTGTATATCCATGAGGTCATTGTCAAATTCGTCTTTCAAGTTTGAAGATATTATCAACTCTCTCCCACTTGGAGTTTATTAAAAAAATTTAAATATTTTACTTTCGGTTGTGTCTATGTTTTATTCAAGTAATCAAATCCGGGGATAATAGATAACACTAACGTCGCTGCATTTTATTTTTCCAAATAAGCTCAAAGAGGATGATGGTTAGCAGTGGCATTCAGTTAAACTGATATATATTCTTGAGACCTGTATAATCTTATAGTCTCTGACTCTCTTTACATTCACTTAATCCAATTTGTCTAAACAGGAAGCTGAAAAATTGGAGAAGAACCAAAGCAGTATATAACAAGCCTTTCCAAGACATCATCGGCCAAGTGAGAGGTTTCATTTAAGAGAGCAAAGGTTATAGAAACTTGTAAGACTTATTTCTTACCTCAGTAACAAATTAATTATCAACATACTATATTTACATATGATTACTAGAACTGTCCCATCTTGAATCTAGAGAGTCAAACAAGCTAGCTGGATCTGCTTCCTTGTGCTTATCCGGACCAACTATCTTGACAAACCACTTTGGCATGTATGAAGCAATAACATGTGCTATTACCAATCCAAATAACAAGCCAGGTCCATACCCTATAACCACCGCTTTCCAGTTTAAAACACCTTCCTCTTCATCTTCTTCCTCAAACTGTTGTGTCGGTGGTGGTGCAAAGCAACTTCCTTGGAGAGGAAGACCACATAGACCTTCATTTCCTTCAAATGATGTTTCAGCTTGCCCACTAAACTGTGGTCCTTGTGGTATTTCGCCTATGAGCTGGTTATGAGCCACACTTATGTACGCCAAAAATGAAAGTCTCGCAAGTCCTTTAGGAATAGTCCCCGAGAGTTTGTTTCCTGACAGGTCAAGTGACTCGAGCTCTGTAACATTTTCCATAGACAGAGGAATATGACCAGTAAATCCATTGTTTGATAAGTTGAGAGCAATCAGTGCCTTCAAAAGACCAATGGATTCAGGAATCTGTCCTTCAAATCTGTTTCCAGAAAAATCGATGGTGGCATAGGAAGTGAGGACCTTTCCTTGCTCCATGAATAGACCTTTGTATTGCAAGTCCATGGTATCTTCGTAGATATAATAAGCGTTGTTGTAGTCTCCCATATATATTCTTCCATCATCATTCGTCTCGAGTGATGATGCTTTCCAATTCACAAAGTAATTTGGTGGCAAGCTTCCTGTAAAGTTGTTATCCGATATTTCAAGTATGTGCAGTTTGGGAAACGCAAGAGGAACTTCAGCAGGAAGAGATACAGGGCCATAAAATTTGTTTGAACGAAGGGTAAGGACTTGTAAACCAGGCAAAGCCTTGAGCCAAAAAGGAAATGTGTCTTTGATTTTGTTGTTGTCCACACTTACAAACCTTAGCGAAGAGCAATTCAGAAGAGACCTTGGAAGCTTCCCAGTTAATTGATTGTAGCCTACGTCAAGTGTCCGCAGCAACGAACCATTGTAGAGCATATCTGGAATACTTCCTTCCAAGTTGTTCTTCCTGAGATTCACGACAACGAGAGAGTCTTTGAGGTTACTCAAACATCGAGGAATCGGACCGCTTAAGTTGTTGTAGGAGAGATCAAGAATAACCAGCGAGCTCCGGTTGCAAACTGAAAGAGGTATGTTTCCTGTGAAACTATTGTTCCATGCAGAAAAGAGGTTGATAGAGAGTGGTGGAGTAGGAACTGGTCCTTCAAAATGGTTTAAAGCCAAATCTAATATCCTCAACGATGAATTCGTTAAAACGTCATTTGAACCTTCTAAATGAGTGAAAGCATTGTTGACAAGATTGGCCCTGATCAGATGAGGAAGGTTCCAAAGCCACTCAGGGACTTTCCCTTTAATTTTATTATTGGAAATGTCTATATGTTCCAATCTATCAAGGCTCCGTACAAATTCTGGGAACTTGCTGATGTCACAGCTTGACAAGAGCAATTTCTCTATGTTACGTGGGACGTCTGAATCTGAACTTATACTAGTTTCCAATACACTATTACCGGAAAGATCAAGTCTCAACAAAGATTTGAGAGAGGAAAAAAAGTTTAAGTTAATTGGGTAGCTTATGTTTTGGAAAGAAAGGCCAAGATATTTAAGGGTGGTGAAGTTTGAGATAAGGTCTAGGATTTTTCCTTCGAAAGGGTTTTTTCTAAGGTGCAGAGTTTCGAGCCGGGAAGAAGTAGATGAGCTACGAACTTCAACAGGATCGGTGAGATGATTTTCATCGAGATTAAGATATGACAAGAAAGGCATAGTGAGGAGAGAGGAAGGGATGGCTCCAGAGAAGTGATTAAGAGATAGGTTCAAAATGGAGAGGCTGGTTATATTTTGTACGAGTGGGAAACCACCTGTGAGCTCGTTATGGTCAAGATACAACTCGGTTAGCCGACTCAAGTTACTTAATGAGGAAGGAACTTGACCTATGAAGCCATTAGAGGAAAGAGACAAGACCTCTAACTTGTTGAGACTGCCGAATCCAGACGAGAGTGAAGAGGAGGTAAACTTGTTGTAAGAGAGATTGAGGTAACGAAGATGGTTAAATCCAAAGAGACTACTGTTGGTTTTGAGAACTCCAGTGAAGCAGCCACTTGGGAGTTGTAGCTTCGTGACCTCACCCGTAATGTTATCGCACATGACTCCATTGAAGTAGTCAGTTTGGTTGCAACCGCTGTAATCAAACTCGTTCTTGAATTGCACAAGTGCTTGAATATGGTGGGGACCACAACCAGAAAGTCCAGCAACAAGAGTGAAGTTTGGAGTAAAGATAACAAAGAGTGAGAGAAAAGGAAAAAGCAGATTTAATCCCGACATGATGATCGTCATGAATTTTTTTTTAAGAAGAATGGTATTCTTTATAGCAAAGAGATGAAGAAGATTGGTACATCGTCATGCGTTGTTAAAATATCTTCCCAATGAATAATTGAGGCATGGCTAATCAAATAAACTGGTGAGACTTTGTTTTCTCTTAAAAATTTCCTGCGCTATTAAATTTAAGACTTTATGGCGTTGTGATTGTGGTTGGATAAGACTTGGTCAAGTTTTAAATAGTCGGTAACCTTTCTTGCACTATCTTTTTGTGTTTGCTTGTTCGTTCAAGAAGTGTGTTTCGGCTATAGTAAACTCAATGTATATCAATACAACTATAGTAAACTCAGATTTCTTATTTGATTGAAAAGGAAATAGCACAAAATATCATAAAATTATATAAAAACATAAGGAACTGATACGCTACCAGACCATCAAACTCTTGACAGACATTCGAAGATTAAGTGAAAACTGAAAGAATACTAATGGTTTATGCGCTTTCACTGGTACATTATCTTGATGAGCCACTCTGGCTTGTATGAAGCAATGACTTGTGCTATTGCCAATCCAAGCAACACTCCAGGCCCAAACCCTATTGCCACACCCCTCCAGTTCAACACTTCTTCCTCCTCTTTTTCTTTTTCTTCTTTTTCTTCCTTAGGTTGTTGTGTTGGTGGCGCGAAGCAACTTTCTTCGAGAGGCAAACCACAAAGTCCTGCATTCCCTTCAAAGGAGGATTTAGATTGCCCAGTGATTTGTGTTCCTTGTGGTATTTCACCTTTGAGCTGGTTATGAGACACGTTTATGTGCGCCAAAAACGAGAGGCTCTTGAGTCCACTTGGAATAGTCCCGGAGAGTTGGTTTCTTGACAGGTCTAGTGACTCGAGCTCCGTAACATTGGCCAATGCGAGAGGGATATGGCCTGTGAATGCATTGTTGGATAAGTTGAGTGCAATCAGTGTCTTCAAGAGGCCAATAGATTCTGGGATTTGTCCTTCAATCTTGTTGCCAGAAAGATCGATGGCGCTGTAGAAAGTAAGGATGCCCATTTGCTCCATTGATAGACCTTTGTATTGCAAGTCTATAAGATCATCATATGTAGAGGCACCAATATCTTCTGCCATATACATGGTCCCAGCTCCATTAATCTTGAGTGATGGTGATTTCCAGTTCACAAAGTAGCATGGCGGCAAGCTTCCACAGTAAAGTTGTTATCAGATATTTCAAAAATGTGAAGCTCAGGAAACGCTAAAGGACCTTGGTCAGGAGAAGATATTGGACCATAGAATTTATTTGAACGAAGCTTAAAGACTTGCAAGTTAGGCAAAGCCTTGAGCCAGAAAGGAAACGTGTCTTCGATGCTGTTGTGGTCCACACTTAGAAACTTCAGAAAGGAGCAATTTAAAAGTGATCTTGGAAGCTTCCCAGTTAGTTGATTGTAGCCAACGTCAATTACCCGCAGAGAGGTGCCTACGTTGAACCTGTCTGGAAGACTTCCTTCCAAGTTGTTCTTCCGGAGTTTCACAACCTTGAAGTCATTCAGACATTGAGGAATCGGACCGGTGAAGTTGTTGTAGGATAAATCAAGAACAATAAGAGAGGTTCGGTTGCAGAACGAAAGAGGTATGTTTCCTATGAAAGTATTGTTCCGTGCATAGAAGGCGTTGAGGGAGAGTGGTGGGAGAGGAATTTCTCCTTCAAAATGGTTAGACTGAATATCTAACATCTGCACTGATGAATCCACTAAAACTTTTCTTGTCCCTTGGAAACCGTTGAAATAATTATTGCCAAGAAGCACCGTGCTTAGATTAGGAAGGGTCCACAACCACTCAGGGACTTTTCCTTTGATTCTGTTTGAGGATATACTTAAACTCCGCAAGTTGTTTAGTGTCTTTAAGACATTTGGAAACTCGTTGAGGTCGCAGTACGACATGACCAAGGTTTCCAAGTTTGGTGGGATATCGGAATCAGCACTTAAACTAGTAGCCAGTAAACTATTACCAGAAAGATAAAGGTCCAACAAAGATTTGAGAGATGAGAGGAGCCTTAAGTCAATTGGGTAGCTGATGTTTAGGAAAGAAAGGTCGAGACGCTTGAGGTTGATGAGTTTTGAGATAGGCTCTAAGATTTTTCCTTCAAATTGGTTTTTCCCAAGGTTCAAGAACTCGAGACTAGATGAAGTAGAGGAGTCTGGAACTTCATGAGGACCGGTTAGATGGTTATCATTCACATTGAGATAAAACAGGGAAGGCATTGTGAAGATAGATGAAGGTATGGTTCCGGTGAATAGATTTTGAGATAAACTCAAGACCGAGAGCTTGGTTAGATTACTTATGAGTGGGAAACTACCAATGAGCTTATTTTTGGAAAGTTTTAAAATGGAAAGTTGGCTTAGATTACTAATTGAAGAAGGAACTTCGCCAAGTAAGCCGTTCGAGGAAAGAATCAAGACCTCTAATCTGTTGAGATTGCCGAACTTGGAAGGGAGTGTAGAGGAGATGAAGTTGTTGTTGCTGAGAACAAGGTGACGGAGTTGTTGGAACCCAAATAGGCTACTGTTGGGCTTCAGAGTTCCACTTAGACAGCCCGTGAGATGTATCTTGGTGACTGCACCCGTGGAGTTGTCGCACCAAGCTCCATTATTAGAGTAGTCGCTATGGTTGCACGAACGAGTATCAAACTCGTTTGTGAACTGCGTAAAAGCTTCAATCTGGCGAGGAAGACAAGCAACAAGACCAACGACAACATCATCTACATCAATAGTAGATGAGCTTGAAAGAAAGGCACAAGAACTTAGTAAAAGTAGCGAGAGAAAATGCAAACGTAAAAGAGTTTCCGGCATGGTCGTCATNNNNNNNNNNNNNNNNNNNNNNNNNNNNNNNNNNNNNNNNNNNNNNNNNNNNNNNNNNNNNNNNNNNNNNNNNNNNNNNNNNNNNNNNNNNNNNNNNNNNNNNNNNNNNNNNNNNNNNNNNNNNNNNNNNNNNNNNNNNNNNNNNNNNNNNNNNNNNNNNNNNNNNNNNNNNNNNNNNNNNNNNNNNNNNNNNNNNNNNNNNNNNNNNNNNNNNNNNNNNNNNNNNNNNNNNNNNNNNNNNNNNNNNNNNNNNNNNNNNNNNNNNNNNNNNNNNNNNNNNNNNNNNNNNNNNNNNNNNNNNNNNNNNNNNNNNNNNNNNNNNNNNNNNNNNNNNNNNNNNNNNNNNNNNNNNNNNNNNNNNNNNNNNNNNNNNNNNNNNNNNNNNNNNNNNNNNNNNNNNNNNNNNNNNNNNNNNNNNNNNNNNNNNNNNNNNNNNNNNNNNNNNNNNNNNNNNNNNNNNNNNNNNNNNNNNNNNNNNNNNNNNNNNNNNNNNNNNNNNNNNNNNNNNNNNNNNNNNNNNNNNNNNNNNNNNNNNNNNNNNNNNNNNNNNNNNNNNNNNNNNNNNNNNNNNNNNNNNNNNNNNNNNNNNNNNNNNNNNNNNNNNNNNNNNNNNNNNNNNNNNNNNNNNNNNNNNNNNNNNNNNNNNNNNNNNNNNNNNNNNNNNNNNNNNNNNNNNNNNNNNNNNNNNNNNNNNNNNNNNNNNNNNNNNNNNNNNNNNNNNNNNNNNNNNNNNNNNNNNNNNNNNNNNNNNNNNNNNNNNNNNNNNNNNNNNNNNNNNNNNNNNNNNNNNNNNNNNNNNNNNNNNNNNNNNNNNNNNNNNNNNNNNNNNNNNNNNNNNNNNNNNNNNNNNNNNNNNNNNNNNNNNNNNNNNNNNNNNNNNNNNNNNNNNNNNNNNNNNNNNNNNNNNNNNNNNNNNNNNNNNNNNNNNNNNNNNNNNNNNNNNNNNNNNNNNNNNNNNNNNNNNNNNNNNNNNNNNNNNNNNNNNNNNNNNNNNNNNNNNNNNNNNNNNNNNNNNNNNNNNNNNNNNNNNNNNNNNNNNNNNNNNNNNNNNNNNNNNNNNNNNNNNNNNNNNNNNNNNNNNNNNNNNNNNNNNNNNNNNNNNNNNNNNNNNNNNNNNNNNNNNNNNNNNNNNNNNNNNNNNNNNNNNNNNNNNNNNNNNNNNNNNNNNNNNNNNNNNNNNNNNNNNNNNNNNNNNNNNNNNNNNNNNNNNNNNNNNNNNNNNNNNNNNNNNNNNNNNNNNNNNNNNNNNNNNNNNNNNNNNNNNNNNNNNNNNNNNNNNNNNNNNNNNNNNNNNNNNNNNNNNNNNNNNNNNNNNNNNNNNNNNNNNNNNNNNNNNNNNNNNNNNNNNNNNNNNNNNNNNNNNNNNNNNNNNNNNNNNNNNNNNNNNNNNNNNNNNNNNNNNNNNNNNNNNNNNNNNNNNNNNNNNNNNNNNNNNNNNNNNNNNNNNNNNNNNNNNNNNNNNNNNNNNNNNNNNNNNNNNNNNNNNNNNNNNNNNNNNNNNNNNNNNNNNNNNNNNNNNNNNNNNNNNNNNNNNNNNNNNNNNNNNNNNNNNNNNNNNNNNNNNNNNNNNNNNNNNNNNNNNNNNNNNNNNNNNNNNNNNNNNNNNNNNNNNNNNNNNNNNNNNNNNNNNNNNNNNNNNNNNNNNNNNNNNNNNNNNNNNNNNNNNNNNNNNNNNNNNNNNNNNNNNNNNNNNNNNNNNNNNNNNNNNNNNNNNNNNNNNNNNNNNNNNNNNNNNNNNNNNNNNNNNNNNNNNNNNNNNNNNNNNNNNNNNNNNNNNNNNNNNNNNNNNNNNNNNNNNNNNNNNNNNNNNNNNNNNNNNNNNNNNNNNNNNNNNNNNNNNNNNNNNNNNNNGCGCAGCGACCTCCAGTAGTCGCTCCGAGAGGTCGCTCCAGGCTTCGGGAGCGACCTGTAGGGGTCGCTGCGAGACGTCGCTCCGGGTTGCTCTTCGCGAGCGACCTCGCTGTGTCGCTCCGGTCACGTCGCTCTCAGCTGGAGCGACCTTATGGTGTCGCTCCGGAACGTCGCTGTAAGGTTGCTCTCGTGCCTCCGAGCGATGGAGATGCGAGCGACATCGGGGTGTCGCTCTGGCCAAACCGCTCTGAAAGGGTGTCACAGCGACTTCACGGTGTTGCTCCGGTGAGGTCTCTCCCATGCACTTGATATCTTGCATATTTACATTGTTTTATCCATTTATTCATGTGCATTTTCATCATATAGATTAGGATTTAGCCATGTCTAGGTTGCATTTTGCATACATATGTCTCTATTAGGTATTGGAGTACCACATGGAGTTCTTGGAGACATTTGGGTGCGTTTGGAGCTCAAAAGAGGTGATTGAGGTGATCATTGGACANNNNNNNNNNNNNNNNNNNNNNNNNNNNNNNNNNNNNNNNNNNNNNNNNNNNNNGAGCGACCTCCTAGAGCGACAAGGCGAAGTCGCTCCAGCTCCAGAGCGACCTCACCACAACGACACCCAGAGGTCGCTCGGGTTGTGTCGATTTGAGAGCGACGAACAAGCCGGGAGCGACCTCCTAGAGCGACACCCTAAGGTCGCTCGCATTTGTGGTTTCTGAGCAAGCTGGGAGCGACGTCTTCAGAGCGACACAGCTAGGTCTTTGAGAGCGACGAACAAGCCGGGAGCGACCTCCTAGAGCGACACCCTAAGGTCGCTCGCGTCTATGGTTTTTGAGCAAGCCGGGAGCGACGTCTTCAGAGCGACACAGCCAGGTCGCTCACGAGGAGACGACCCGGGAGCGACGTCTTCGGAGCGACACAGCCAGGTCGCTCACGAAGAAACGACGACCTCACCACAGCGACACCCAGAGGTCGCTCGGGTTGTGTCGATTTGAGAGCAACGAACAAGCCAGGAGCGACCTCCTAGAGCGACACCCTAAGGTCTCTCACGTCTATGGTTTCTGAGCAAGCCGAGAGCAACGTCTTCAGAGCGACACAGCCAGGTCGCTCGGGAGGAGACGACCCGGGAGCGACGTCTTCGGAATGACACAGCCAGGTCGCTCGCGAAGAAATGACCCGGGAGCGACCTCTCGCAGCGACGTGCCGAGGTTGCTCCGCGTCTATTTGTTTGGTCGAATTCACGTTTTCTCAAGGGCCTTTTGCTCATTTCATTATGTACGTTTTTACTTTTCAAAAACCTATGTTTTAAGTACCTTTTTTGTAGCCACCAAGAGAGGATCTCTTTTTTGGAAAACAACTAGTAAAACTTCTTTTGATTCAGATTTCATTGCTTTCATCTTGTGTTCCTGTTGATTTCTTATATATTTCTCTACATGATTAATCTGAAATCCAATATGGGTTTAAGAGGAATCATGGAGATTAGTGAGTAATCACCTTTTGAATTCATGGGTTAGGGAGATTAAGGGTGATTAGGTTAGTTCTAGGATGTTTTAGTGTAGATCATTCTTGTTCCTTGCTAGTAGAGTATTCATAATGCATCTTCTGAGTTGGCCACTCAAAAGTTGATCGATAGGCATTTCCCACTCAAAAGGTGTTTGATGAAATGCCTGAGACAACTCTCCTAGGCTTTTAGTATACTTTGCCAAAGACATTTGTTGTTAAAGNNNNNNNNNNNNNNNNNNNNNNNNNNNNNNNNNNNNNNNNNNNNNNNNNNNNNNNNNNNNNNNNNNNNNNNNNNNNNNNNNNNNNNN
Proteins encoded in this window:
- the LOC106342188 gene encoding receptor-like protein 12 isoform X2 — protein: MRLSMFSTISFSPYGIDRALTPSFTLVAGLSGCGPHHIRALVQFKNEFDSSGCNQIDYFNGVLCDNITGEVTKLQLPSGCFTGVLKTNSSLFGFNHLRYLNLSYNNFTSSSLSSGFGSLNKLEVLSLSSNGFIGQVPSSLSNLSRLTELYLDHNELTGGFPLVQNITSLSILNLSLNHFSGAIPSSLLTMPFLSYLNLDENHLTDPVEVRSSSTSSRLETLHLRKNPFEGKILDLISNFTTLKYLGLSFQNISYPINLNFFSSLKSLLRLDLSGNSVLETSISSDSDVPRNIEKLLLSSCDISKFPEFVRSLDRLEHIDISNNKIKGKVPEWLWNLPHLIRANLVNNAFTHLEGSNDVLTNSSLRILDLALNHFEGPVPTPPLSINLFSAWNNSFTGNIPLSVCNRSSLVILDLSYNNLSGPIPRCLSNLKDSLVVVNLRKNNLEGSIPDMLYNGSLLRTLDVGYNQLTGKLPRSLLNCSSLRFVSVDNNKIKDTFPFWLKALPGLQVLTLRSNKFYGPVSLPAEVPLAFPKLHILEISDNNFTGSLPPNYFVNWKASSLETNDDGRIYMGDYNNAYYIYEDTMDLQYKGLFMEQGKVLTSYATIDFSGNRFEGQIPESIGLLKALIALNLSNNGFTGHIPLSMENVTELESLDLSGNKLSGTIPKGLARLSFLAYISVAHNQLIGEIPQGPQFSGQAETSFEGNEGLCGLPLQGSCFAPPPTQQFEEEDEEEGVLNWKAVVIGYGPGLLFGLVIAHVIASYMPKWFVKIVGPDKHKEADPASLFDSLDSRWDSSSNHM
- the LOC106342188 gene encoding receptor-like protein 12 isoform X1, translated to MTIIMSGLNLLFPFLSLFVIFTPNFTLVAGLSGCGPHHIQALVQFKNEFDYSGCNQTDYFNGVMCDNITGEVTKLQLPSGCFTGVLKTNSSLFGFNHLRYLNLSYNKFTSSSLSSGFGSLNKLEVLSLSSNGFIGQVPSSLSNLSRLTELYLDHNELTGGFPLVQNITSLSILNLSLNHFSGAIPSSLLTMPFLSYLNLDENHLTDPVEVRSSSTSSRLETLHLRKNPFEGKILDLISNFTTLKYLGLSFQNISYPINLNFFSSLKSLLRLDLSGNSVLETSISSDSDVPRNIEKLLLSSCDISKFPEFVRSLDRLEHIDISNNKIKGKVPEWLWNLPHLIRANLVNNAFTHLEGSNDVLTNSSLRILDLALNHFEGPVPTPPLSINLFSAWNNSFTGNIPLSVCNRSSLVILDLSYNNLSGPIPRCLSNLKDSLVVVNLRKNNLEGSIPDMLYNGSLLRTLDVGYNQLTGKLPRSLLNCSSLRFVSVDNNKIKDTFPFWLKALPGLQVLTLRSNKFYGPVSLPAEVPLAFPKLHILEISDNNFTGSLPPNYFVNWKASSLETNDDGRIYMGDYNNAYYIYEDTMDLQYKGLFMEQGKVLTSYATIDFSGNRFEGQIPESIGLLKALIALNLSNNGFTGHIPLSMENVTELESLDLSGNKLSGTIPKGLARLSFLAYISVAHNQLIGEIPQGPQFSGQAETSFEGNEGLCGLPLQGSCFAPPPTQQFEEEDEEEGVLNWKAVVIGYGPGLLFGLVIAHVIASYMPKWFVKIVGPDKHKEADPASLFDSLDSRWDSSSNHM